One part of the bacterium genome encodes these proteins:
- a CDS encoding PHP domain-containing protein, with the protein MRPKRLVDLHLHSSFSSDGQYTPAELVRMAAEKGLAAVALTDHDDVGGLPEFMAAGAASAVETIPGVELTCDLGRRWVHILGYFIDWEADAITGAIAALTAARRRQAAGRLAILRKLGIVVDDEKLAREARGQPPVGPVIGRVVLNDRGNDGHPQLEPLRRPPKAAAPYFHFDRDLLSHGKPAYFPVARMSPAEAVEVIRASGGAAVFAHPGDKFRLPEDEPVFAELAAAGMAGIEAYCSYHDDEQGRAFAALARRLGLVATAGSDFHGPLVKPHVEMGDVSHNDYAVVDALRSRRPAEAVR; encoded by the coding sequence ATGCGACCGAAGCGACTCGTAGATTTACACCTCCACAGCTCGTTCTCCAGCGACGGCCAATATACGCCGGCGGAGCTGGTCCGCATGGCCGCGGAGAAGGGGTTGGCCGCTGTCGCCCTTACGGACCACGACGACGTCGGCGGCCTGCCGGAGTTTATGGCCGCCGGCGCCGCGAGCGCGGTGGAAACCATCCCGGGCGTAGAGCTGACCTGCGACCTGGGCCGGCGTTGGGTGCACATCCTCGGGTATTTCATCGATTGGGAAGCGGACGCTATAACCGGGGCCATAGCCGCGTTGACCGCCGCCAGGCGGCGGCAGGCCGCGGGCCGGCTGGCGATTTTAAGGAAGCTGGGCATAGTCGTCGACGACGAGAAGCTCGCGCGGGAGGCGCGGGGCCAACCGCCGGTAGGGCCGGTCATAGGCCGCGTGGTGTTGAACGACCGGGGTAACGACGGCCACCCGCAGCTCGAGCCGCTGCGCCGGCCCCCCAAGGCTGCGGCCCCCTACTTCCACTTCGATCGCGACCTCTTGTCCCACGGCAAGCCGGCCTACTTCCCGGTGGCGCGGATGTCGCCGGCCGAGGCGGTCGAGGTTATTCGGGCGTCGGGCGGCGCCGCCGTCTTCGCGCACCCGGGCGACAAGTTCCGCCTGCCGGAGGACGAACCGGTCTTCGCGGAATTGGCCGCGGCCGGGATGGCCGGTATCGAGGCCTATTGTTCGTATCACGACGACGAGCAGGGGCGGGCGTTCGCGGCGCTGGCGCGTCGTCTGGGGCTCGTTGCCACCGCCGGCTCGGACTTCCACGGCCCGCTGGTCAAACCCCACGTCGAGATGGGAGACGTGAGCCATAACGACTACGCCGTCGTCGACGCCCTCCGGAGCCGCCGCCCGGCGGAAGCGGTCCGATGA
- a CDS encoding M20/M25/M40 family metallo-hydrolase, giving the protein MRRLAGALLVMAAAAGAANGPLVAAAADPSALQFNQKVDLYYLGRVGRVHLFCGAAAGAVGDTVLPLAAGRFYYRVEGTPAEALAPFGEVLLEDGGEILLGRQYGFVYDKPMKSLNAPWRLLVPTHVAEPAARPAPPLPAADGRIQYLLSRIRTEDIKEELGALTAFPTRYSFSPYMEKAAAFLHDRLSSYGLAPRYDVFITAHDLDSCFFLPGTKRGWVVGASGLILRTDDGGSSWVIQKSGTEEELVDVFFVDQTYGWIVGANGTVLKTADGGSSWRRMPKPTDRHLTGVHFVSRLEGWACGTGGVILHTDDGGSSWERQPSGISDTLFEIQFLDDRCGYAVGWHGEVRRTDDGGATWVRRRTPFSDPQSPAEVVELTGLSFISRDEGWVVGNHYDVILHTDDGGSSWEVQRYDVANGTYLGAVHFFDDMTGVAVGGGEKGAAFRTTDGGASWRKVDIPADFPLTGISFASTSEGWACGYGSCVDYTADGGSSWLNLRDNLPEELGWKNVVCDVPGRREPDEQYLVVAHYDSISDEPQRLAPGADDNGSGTVAALAVARALATSRLERTVRIILFAGEEQGLVGSRDYARRVKSRGDDVRAVWNMDMVGYVGDGPRDARLYYKDDSRWMYEAGARASRLYVPELMLAGENNPFKANSDHYSFWQQGYAAAYLNEDSSGGGYPHYHKTTDTMDHLDLPFVAANARLAAATVAGWAGLMDEGPALSLDAVRVYPNPYKPSASSARGVTFDNVPSEAAISVYNLAGDRVAEGRPDSGGVWAWGADVASGVYLYVMERDGEKRVGKVAIVK; this is encoded by the coding sequence ATGAGGCGCCTCGCGGGAGCGTTGCTGGTTATGGCGGCCGCGGCCGGTGCGGCGAACGGCCCGCTGGTGGCCGCGGCCGCGGACCCGTCGGCCTTGCAGTTTAACCAAAAGGTCGACCTGTATTACCTGGGCCGCGTGGGCCGGGTGCACCTGTTCTGCGGCGCGGCGGCCGGGGCGGTGGGCGACACGGTGCTGCCGCTCGCGGCCGGCCGCTTCTACTACCGCGTCGAGGGCACCCCGGCGGAGGCGCTCGCGCCGTTCGGCGAGGTCTTGCTCGAGGACGGCGGCGAAATCCTGTTGGGCCGGCAATACGGCTTCGTTTACGACAAGCCGATGAAGTCGCTTAACGCGCCGTGGCGACTCCTCGTTCCGACGCACGTAGCGGAACCCGCAGCCCGGCCGGCGCCGCCGCTGCCCGCAGCCGACGGTCGCATTCAATACCTGCTTAGCCGCATAAGAACCGAAGACATCAAAGAGGAGCTCGGCGCGTTGACGGCGTTCCCCACGCGGTATTCCTTTTCGCCATACATGGAGAAGGCCGCGGCTTTCCTCCACGACCGCCTTTCCTCCTACGGCCTGGCGCCGCGCTACGACGTCTTCATTACGGCCCACGACCTCGACTCATGCTTCTTCCTCCCCGGCACGAAGCGGGGGTGGGTGGTCGGGGCTTCGGGGCTCATCTTGCGCACCGACGACGGCGGCTCGAGCTGGGTCATACAGAAGAGCGGTACCGAAGAGGAACTGGTCGACGTCTTCTTCGTCGACCAAACGTACGGGTGGATAGTAGGCGCGAACGGGACCGTCCTCAAGACCGCGGACGGCGGCTCGAGCTGGCGCCGCATGCCCAAGCCGACCGACCGCCACCTCACCGGCGTCCACTTCGTAAGCCGGCTCGAGGGCTGGGCCTGTGGCACGGGGGGCGTTATCCTGCACACCGACGACGGCGGCTCAAGCTGGGAGCGGCAGCCGAGCGGCATCAGCGATACCCTCTTCGAGATCCAGTTTCTCGACGACCGGTGCGGTTACGCCGTGGGGTGGCACGGCGAGGTCCGGCGGACCGACGACGGCGGCGCGACGTGGGTACGGCGCCGGACGCCCTTCTCGGACCCGCAGTCGCCGGCGGAGGTCGTCGAGCTGACGGGCCTAAGCTTCATATCGCGGGACGAAGGTTGGGTGGTCGGCAACCATTACGACGTCATCCTGCACACCGACGACGGCGGCTCGAGCTGGGAGGTGCAGCGGTACGACGTCGCGAACGGCACGTATCTGGGCGCGGTCCATTTCTTCGACGACATGACGGGCGTGGCGGTAGGCGGCGGCGAGAAGGGCGCGGCGTTCCGGACGACGGACGGCGGCGCGAGCTGGCGCAAGGTCGACATACCCGCCGACTTCCCCCTTACCGGGATATCCTTCGCCTCGACGAGCGAGGGTTGGGCGTGCGGCTACGGCTCGTGCGTCGACTACACCGCGGACGGGGGCTCGAGCTGGCTCAACTTACGCGACAACTTGCCCGAGGAACTCGGTTGGAAGAACGTCGTGTGCGACGTCCCGGGCCGTCGGGAACCGGACGAGCAGTACCTCGTTGTCGCTCACTACGACAGCATCTCGGACGAGCCGCAACGTCTGGCCCCCGGCGCGGACGACAACGGCTCGGGAACGGTAGCGGCGCTCGCGGTGGCGCGGGCGCTGGCGACCTCCCGCCTAGAGCGCACGGTTCGGATTATACTTTTCGCCGGCGAAGAGCAGGGCCTGGTGGGCAGCCGCGATTACGCGCGGCGCGTCAAAAGCCGGGGCGACGACGTCCGCGCGGTGTGGAACATGGACATGGTGGGGTACGTCGGCGACGGCCCCCGCGACGCGCGGTTGTATTACAAAGACGACTCGAGGTGGATGTATGAGGCCGGGGCGCGCGCGAGCCGGCTGTACGTGCCGGAGCTGATGCTCGCCGGCGAGAACAACCCGTTCAAAGCCAACAGCGACCACTACTCCTTCTGGCAGCAGGGCTACGCCGCCGCGTACCTCAACGAGGACTCGAGCGGCGGCGGGTATCCCCACTACCACAAGACTACCGATACGATGGACCACCTGGACCTGCCGTTCGTCGCCGCGAACGCGCGGCTGGCCGCCGCGACCGTGGCGGGATGGGCGGGCTTGATGGACGAAGGGCCGGCGCTGTCGCTGGACGCGGTCCGCGTTTACCCCAACCCCTACAAACCGTCGGCGTCGTCGGCGCGGGGCGTCACGTTCGACAACGTACCCTCGGAGGCCGCGATAAGCGTCTACAACCTCGCCGGCGACCGCGTGGCCGAGGGAAGGCCCGACTCGGGCGGCGTATGGGCGTGGGGCGCGGACGTGGCATCGGGGGTTTACCTATACGTTATGGAGCGCGA